The following are from one region of the Cloacibacterium normanense genome:
- a CDS encoding metallophosphoesterase, whose product MKTNFIILLAVFFIIEIYVYQAIRNITTNNYIRIGYWVFTLLAYGIILYWILTFNKASRDHQQIQLMVSAMMIFVLPKLLSVIFLLIGDFTRFVEFGFKYFTAKENYFPERRKFISTTALAAAGIFSALAIDGIIFGKYRHTVRKVKLRFKNLPESFKGYKIVQISDVHSGSFFNPLKLQKAIDLINEQDADVVLFTGDMVNNYADEFKPFIPLFKNIKAKDGKFSILGNHDYGDYGAWNSREEKAQNIPNLKNYQAEAGFKLLRNENIALEKNGEKIYLLGVENWGIKPFPQYGDLDKALLGVPEDAIKVLMSHDPTHFDEVVKKHKTNVHLTLSGHTHGMQFGLDLKNIKWSPVKFKYKKWADLYESEGKYLYVNRGFGVIAYPGRVGINPEITVIELV is encoded by the coding sequence ATGAAAACAAATTTTATAATATTACTCGCTGTATTTTTCATCATCGAAATATATGTTTATCAAGCGATTAGAAATATTACTACCAATAATTACATCAGAATCGGGTATTGGGTTTTTACACTTTTGGCTTACGGAATCATCTTATATTGGATTTTAACATTTAATAAAGCTTCTAGAGACCACCAACAAATTCAACTAATGGTTTCTGCGATGATGATTTTCGTTCTTCCGAAACTATTGTCTGTAATATTTTTATTGATTGGAGATTTTACCAGATTTGTAGAATTTGGTTTTAAATATTTCACCGCTAAAGAAAACTATTTCCCAGAGCGCAGAAAATTCATTTCTACCACCGCTCTTGCAGCTGCAGGAATTTTCTCAGCATTGGCAATAGATGGCATAATTTTCGGAAAATACAGACACACGGTAAGAAAAGTAAAATTGAGATTTAAAAACCTCCCCGAAAGTTTTAAAGGTTATAAAATTGTACAAATCTCGGATGTTCACAGTGGAAGTTTTTTCAATCCTCTAAAATTACAAAAAGCAATTGACCTGATTAACGAACAAGATGCGGATGTGGTTTTATTCACCGGTGATATGGTGAATAATTATGCAGATGAATTCAAACCATTTATTCCGCTTTTTAAAAACATTAAAGCCAAAGACGGAAAATTTTCTATTTTAGGAAATCATGATTATGGCGATTATGGTGCTTGGAATTCTCGAGAAGAAAAAGCGCAAAACATCCCAAACCTGAAAAACTATCAAGCCGAAGCAGGTTTTAAACTTCTGCGCAATGAAAATATTGCTTTAGAAAAAAATGGAGAGAAAATTTATCTTTTGGGTGTAGAAAATTGGGGAATTAAACCTTTTCCACAATATGGTGATTTAGACAAAGCTTTGTTGGGCGTTCCAGAAGATGCGATTAAAGTTTTGATGAGCCACGATCCAACTCACTTTGACGAAGTGGTAAAAAAGCACAAAACCAATGTTCACCTAACCCTTTCTGGTCATACTCACGGAATGCAATTTGGTTTAGATTTGAAAAACATCAAATGGTCGCCCGTAAAATTCAAATACAAAAAATGGGCTGATTTATATGAGTCAGAAGGAAAATATCTCTATGTAAACAGAGGTTTCGGAGTTATTGCTTATCCTGGAAGAGTGGGCATCAACCCAGAAATTACCGTTATAGAATTGGTATAA
- a CDS encoding polysaccharide deacetylase family protein produces the protein MVLLTFNIIAPEIPVSYQKIVTEEELLKITTDGTQKILEILEKYQVHTTFFVEISLAEKLPELLKTIAKKGHELGLLNKYSYQKEIETAKDFLEELTGKTIRGMRQFPEKRLSSEKLKSMQFIYRSPMDFSNIFFFKNTLERKIAYEEHEIMVIPESVSPYSRLPYNDFTFQMIPMKFYQNMVTETLQKEEYVMIYLNSWQFVELNDKKFGLSFYRKYNLGVQMEEKLDRFLKFVEENDLAITRMKDFFF, from the coding sequence ATGGTTTTACTTACTTTTAACATCATCGCTCCCGAAATTCCAGTTTCTTACCAAAAAATAGTTACAGAAGAAGAACTATTAAAGATTACAACTGATGGAACACAGAAAATTCTTGAAATTCTAGAAAAATATCAAGTTCACACTACTTTTTTTGTGGAAATTTCTTTGGCGGAAAAGTTACCAGAACTTTTAAAAACCATTGCTAAAAAAGGTCATGAATTGGGCTTGCTTAATAAATATTCTTATCAAAAAGAGATAGAAACGGCTAAAGATTTCTTAGAAGAACTGACAGGGAAAACCATCAGAGGAATGAGACAGTTTCCAGAAAAAAGGCTAAGTTCTGAAAAACTGAAATCCATGCAATTTATTTATCGTTCACCGATGGATTTTTCTAATATTTTCTTTTTTAAGAATACTTTAGAAAGAAAAATTGCCTATGAAGAACATGAAATTATGGTGATACCAGAAAGTGTTTCGCCTTATTCCAGACTTCCGTATAATGATTTTACGTTTCAGATGATTCCCATGAAATTTTATCAAAATATGGTGACGGAAACGCTGCAAAAAGAAGAATATGTGATGATTTATCTAAATTCTTGGCAGTTTGTAGAGCTCAATGATAAAAAGTTTGGATTGTCTTTTTACAGAAAATACAATCTTGGCGTACAAATGGAAGAAAAACTTGATCGGTTTCTAAAATTTGTAGAAGAAAATGATTTGGCCATTACCAGAATGAAGGATTTCTTTTTCTAA
- a CDS encoding NAD-dependent epimerase/dehydratase family protein yields the protein METDTHTEKILITGALGQIGTELTNRLVEIHGAENVIASGLDRWDKKLTSAGFYERMDVSNTQLVRQVCKDYEITTVYHLASLLSGTSERQPQFAWKLNVEPLLNFLELAKEGLIKKVFWPSSIAVFGKGIPKENVGQDVVLNPTTVYGISKMAGEKWCEYYHEKYGVDIRSIRYPGLISWKTPAGGGTTDYAVEIFYEAIEEGKYKSFISENTAMPMLYMDDAINATLQLMDAPSENLTVRSSYNLGGMSFTPKELATEIKKEIPEFEISYEPDFRQAIADSWPASIDDSVAKKDWGLTYDFGITEMTKDMIKNLKVKLGK from the coding sequence ATGGAAACCGATACGCACACGGAAAAAATTCTTATTACTGGTGCTTTAGGGCAAATAGGCACCGAACTGACCAATAGATTAGTGGAAATTCATGGCGCAGAAAATGTGATTGCTTCTGGATTGGATAGATGGGACAAAAAGCTTACTTCTGCGGGATTTTATGAAAGAATGGACGTTTCTAACACGCAATTGGTAAGACAAGTTTGTAAAGATTACGAAATTACTACTGTTTATCATTTGGCTTCTTTATTGTCTGGAACTTCAGAAAGACAGCCCCAATTTGCTTGGAAACTGAATGTAGAACCGCTTCTTAATTTTCTGGAATTGGCGAAAGAAGGTTTGATAAAAAAAGTTTTTTGGCCAAGTTCTATTGCGGTTTTCGGGAAAGGAATTCCTAAGGAAAATGTGGGCCAAGATGTGGTTCTAAATCCTACAACGGTGTACGGAATTTCTAAAATGGCAGGAGAAAAATGGTGCGAATATTACCATGAAAAATATGGAGTAGATATTAGAAGTATCAGATATCCAGGTTTAATTTCTTGGAAAACTCCAGCTGGTGGTGGAACTACAGATTATGCAGTAGAAATCTTCTACGAAGCAATTGAAGAAGGAAAATACAAATCTTTCATCTCTGAAAATACAGCCATGCCAATGTTGTACATGGATGATGCGATAAATGCAACATTGCAATTAATGGATGCTCCATCTGAAAATCTTACGGTAAGAAGTTCGTATAATTTAGGCGGAATGAGTTTTACACCAAAAGAATTGGCAACAGAAATTAAAAAAGAAATTCCAGAATTTGAGATTTCTTATGAGCCAGATTTCAGACAAGCTATTGCTGATTCTTGGCCGGCTTCTATAGATGATTCTGTGGCGAAAAAAGATTGGGGATTAACCTATGATTTTGGCATTACAGAAATGACCAAAGATATGATTAAAAACCTGAAAGTGAAATTGGGAAAATAA
- the ggt gene encoding gamma-glutamyltransferase, which translates to MKNLLFLILFLAQTVSAQFTNISIVKEVKAKEKGLVVSAHPLASEAGAQILKKGGNAFDAAIATQFALAVVYPQAGNIGGGGFLVGYTKKGEKIALDYRETAPKNASRDMYLDEKGKANTDLSQNGRLAVGVPGSVSGMFYTHQKFGKLPISVLIQPAIDLAQKGFAITEREANLLNDTREDFLKHNSHPTAFTKEIPWKKGDILVQKELAQTLKLIQKQGQKAFYEGKNAQLLVSEMKRGNGIITLEDLKNYKTKERIALQFDYKNHEIISMPLPSSGGILLAQMLKMSSFENLEKYQQNSPEAVQVMVEAERRAFADRAEFMGDPDFIEDKTQMLISEEYLKNRWKNFSFEKATPSAEVGKIIAQPKESTETTHISIIDKFGNAVAVTTTLNGLYGSKVVVKGGGYFLNNEMDDFSVKPGVPNMFGAVGGEANKIEPNKRMLSSMTPTIILKNGKPYIVVGTPGGTTIPTSVYQSIVNVIDFKMTPSSAVNSAKFHHQWLPEMVFVEKNFPENTLKILEQKNYKFEKRGGIGRTEMIVIDEKGNATAVADSRGDDSVAVE; encoded by the coding sequence ATGAAAAATCTACTTTTCCTTATACTCTTTTTAGCGCAAACTGTTTCTGCTCAGTTCACTAACATTTCTATTGTCAAAGAAGTCAAAGCAAAAGAAAAAGGTTTGGTAGTTTCTGCGCATCCATTGGCAAGTGAAGCAGGTGCTCAAATTCTAAAAAAGGGTGGAAATGCCTTTGATGCTGCGATTGCTACGCAATTTGCTTTGGCAGTAGTTTATCCACAAGCTGGAAATATTGGTGGTGGTGGATTTTTGGTAGGTTATACCAAAAAAGGTGAAAAAATCGCATTGGATTATAGAGAAACCGCTCCAAAAAATGCATCTAGAGATATGTATCTCGATGAAAAAGGAAAAGCCAATACCGATTTATCACAAAACGGAAGATTGGCAGTCGGTGTTCCTGGTTCGGTTTCTGGGATGTTTTACACGCATCAAAAATTCGGGAAATTACCAATATCAGTTTTAATTCAACCTGCCATCGATTTAGCACAAAAAGGTTTTGCCATTACAGAAAGAGAAGCGAATTTACTTAATGACACCCGAGAAGATTTTCTAAAACACAATTCACATCCAACAGCTTTTACCAAAGAAATTCCTTGGAAAAAAGGAGATATTTTAGTTCAAAAAGAATTGGCTCAAACTTTAAAATTAATTCAAAAACAAGGTCAAAAAGCTTTCTATGAAGGAAAAAACGCTCAACTTTTAGTTTCCGAAATGAAGCGAGGAAACGGAATTATTACCCTTGAAGACCTGAAAAATTATAAAACCAAAGAAAGAATAGCATTACAATTCGATTATAAAAATCACGAAATCATTTCGATGCCGCTTCCTTCGAGTGGTGGAATTCTTTTGGCTCAAATGCTTAAAATGAGCAGTTTTGAAAATTTAGAAAAATATCAACAAAACTCTCCAGAAGCAGTTCAAGTTATGGTAGAAGCAGAACGCAGAGCTTTTGCAGACCGTGCAGAATTTATGGGAGACCCAGATTTTATAGAAGACAAAACCCAAATGCTTATTTCTGAAGAATATTTAAAAAATCGTTGGAAAAATTTCAGTTTTGAAAAAGCTACCCCAAGTGCAGAAGTTGGGAAAATTATTGCTCAACCCAAAGAATCTACCGAAACTACGCATATTTCTATTATTGATAAATTTGGAAATGCAGTTGCTGTGACAACTACTTTGAACGGTTTATACGGAAGCAAAGTCGTGGTAAAAGGTGGCGGATATTTCTTGAATAATGAAATGGATGATTTTTCTGTAAAACCGGGCGTTCCTAATATGTTTGGCGCAGTTGGTGGTGAAGCCAATAAAATTGAGCCCAATAAAAGAATGCTTTCTTCGATGACACCAACTATCATTCTAAAAAACGGAAAACCATACATCGTGGTGGGAACTCCAGGAGGAACTACGATTCCTACTTCTGTGTATCAAAGCATCGTAAATGTGATTGATTTTAAAATGACTCCCAGTTCAGCGGTGAATTCTGCAAAATTTCATCATCAATGGTTGCCAGAAATGGTTTTTGTAGAGAAAAATTTTCCTGAAAACACTTTGAAAATTTTAGAACAAAAAAATTACAAATTTGAAAAACGTGGCGGAATTGGCAGAACAGAAATGATTGTTATTGATGAGAAGGGCAATGCTACTGCTGTTGCAGACAGTCGTGGTGATGATTCTGTTGCCGTAGAATAA
- a CDS encoding SDR family oxidoreductase, which produces MKIFLTGATGYIGKRLLIQLLEEGHDVVCSVRDQKRLSLKLYQNHLEKIQIIENDFLDENSLLNIPQDIDFAYYLVHSMSSGSGNFSEKERISAENFRKALEKTSVKQVVFLTGIINEEKLSEHLQSRKNVEQALKSEKYALTCLRAGIIVGSGSASFEIIRDLVEKLPIMVAPKWLKTKCQPIAIRNVIQFLTKVIGVEKTYNQNYDIAGQDVLTYKEMLLQYAEVRGLKRWIYTVPVMTPKLSSYWLYFITSTTYSLAVNLVDSMKIDVIARQNSLASDLGIHLFSYKEAINMAFDKIKQNDVLSSWYDSFTNQFHKRNVWQYLEVPEKGCFTDFRIMKVDNEELALERVFSIGGKTGWYYANFLWKIRGFLDKLIGGVGLRRGRRNQNELEAGDSVDFWRVLYANKEEKRLLLFAEMKVPGEAWLEFYIKNGELYQEATFRPLGLSGRLYWYSVLPFHGLIFNGMLRKLAGK; this is translated from the coding sequence ATGAAAATTTTTCTTACAGGAGCCACAGGTTATATCGGGAAAAGACTTCTCATTCAGTTGTTAGAAGAAGGTCATGATGTGGTGTGTTCTGTAAGAGACCAAAAAAGATTAAGCCTTAAACTCTATCAAAATCATCTTGAAAAAATTCAAATTATAGAAAATGATTTTCTAGATGAAAATTCTTTACTAAATATTCCACAAGATATAGATTTTGCTTATTATCTGGTGCATTCTATGTCTTCTGGTAGTGGAAATTTCTCAGAAAAAGAGAGAATTTCTGCCGAAAATTTCAGAAAAGCATTAGAAAAAACTTCAGTAAAGCAAGTCGTTTTCCTCACTGGAATTATCAATGAAGAAAAACTTTCAGAACATCTTCAATCCAGAAAAAATGTAGAACAAGCGCTTAAAAGTGAGAAGTATGCTTTAACTTGTCTCAGAGCTGGAATTATTGTAGGTTCTGGTAGTGCTTCTTTTGAAATTATCAGAGATTTGGTAGAGAAACTGCCGATTATGGTGGCTCCAAAATGGTTGAAAACAAAATGTCAACCGATTGCCATCAGAAATGTGATTCAGTTTTTAACCAAAGTTATCGGTGTAGAAAAAACCTACAATCAAAACTACGATATTGCAGGTCAAGATGTTCTTACTTATAAAGAAATGTTGCTTCAATACGCCGAAGTTAGAGGTCTGAAACGGTGGATTTATACCGTTCCGGTGATGACGCCTAAATTGTCTTCGTATTGGTTATACTTTATTACTTCTACCACTTATTCTTTGGCGGTGAATTTGGTAGACAGCATGAAGATTGATGTCATTGCAAGACAAAATTCTTTGGCTTCGGACTTAGGAATTCATTTATTTTCTTACAAAGAAGCAATTAACATGGCTTTTGACAAAATCAAGCAAAATGACGTGTTGAGTAGTTGGTATGACTCGTTCACGAATCAGTTTCACAAGCGAAATGTTTGGCAATATTTAGAAGTTCCAGAGAAAGGTTGTTTTACAGATTTCAGAATTATGAAAGTAGACAATGAGGAATTGGCGTTGGAAAGAGTTTTCAGTATTGGTGGAAAAACAGGTTGGTATTATGCTAATTTTCTTTGGAAAATCAGAGGTTTTTTAGATAAATTAATCGGTGGAGTAGGATTGAGAAGAGGAAGAAGAAACCAAAACGAATTAGAAGCAGGAGATTCTGTAGATTTTTGGCGCGTTTTATATGCCAACAAAGAAGAAAAACGCCTTTTACTTTTCGCCGAAATGAAAGTTCCTGGTGAAGCTTGGTTAGAATTCTATATTAAAAATGGAGAGTTGTACCAAGAAGCAACCTTTCGTCCTTTAGGTTTATCGGGAAGATTATATTGGTACTCGGTTTTACCATTCCATGGTTTAATTTTCAATGGAATGTTGAGAAAATTGGCGGGAAAATAA
- a CDS encoding SRPBCC family protein, whose protein sequence is MKINIKKQSGIYTLTSEQILPISLEKAWEFFTHPNNLDRITPKEMQFEITNNPPDKTYLGQIITYKIGILPMVKSNWITEITHFEDQKFFVDEQRFGPYAMWHHEHHFEATEDGKVKMTDIVNFKLPMGILGDLLAGFYVKNKVKFIFESRFKILEEIFKL, encoded by the coding sequence ATGAAAATCAATATAAAAAAGCAGTCAGGAATTTATACACTTACTTCGGAACAGATTCTTCCTATTTCTTTAGAAAAAGCTTGGGAATTCTTTACTCATCCTAATAATTTAGACAGAATTACGCCGAAAGAAATGCAGTTTGAAATCACCAATAATCCGCCAGATAAAACGTATCTTGGTCAAATAATTACCTATAAAATTGGAATTTTACCAATGGTAAAAAGCAATTGGATTACAGAAATTACGCATTTTGAAGACCAAAAGTTTTTCGTAGATGAACAGCGATTTGGACCATATGCAATGTGGCATCACGAACATCATTTCGAAGCTACAGAAGATGGAAAAGTGAAAATGACGGATATTGTCAATTTCAAATTACCAATGGGAATATTAGGTGATTTATTGGCAGGTTTTTATGTGAAAAATAAAGTGAAATTTATTTTTGAAAGTCGTTTTAAAATTTTAGAAGAAATCTTTAAATTATGA
- a CDS encoding lycopene cyclase domain-containing protein: MQQYYYIALDILSFSIPFIFSFEKKWMNFIRFWKPYFLAIITVGIFFILWDIYFAYQNVWGFNDEYLMGIRWFKLPLEEWLFFLLIPYSSNFIHYSLEYFFPKLQLTKKLTQWISVLLLIVSASVFATNLDRIYTAASFGLFALLMIFQIFYQWEYARKFYISFVLIYVPFFFVNSALTGSYSENPVVFYDNNENLGIRVGTMPLEDSFYCFSMLYGSVLLFEYFRRKWNYSLSMSVKS, from the coding sequence TTGCAACAATATTATTACATAGCTCTAGATATCTTGAGTTTCAGCATTCCTTTTATCTTCAGTTTTGAGAAAAAATGGATGAATTTTATCCGTTTTTGGAAGCCTTATTTTTTGGCAATCATTACAGTAGGGATTTTCTTCATTTTATGGGATATTTATTTTGCGTACCAAAATGTTTGGGGATTTAATGATGAATATTTAATGGGAATCAGATGGTTTAAATTGCCACTCGAAGAATGGTTATTTTTCTTACTTATTCCTTATTCCAGCAATTTTATTCACTATTCTTTAGAATATTTTTTCCCGAAATTGCAGTTGACCAAAAAATTGACACAATGGATTTCTGTTCTTCTATTAATTGTAAGTGCAAGTGTTTTTGCCACCAATTTAGATAGAATTTACACTGCAGCAAGTTTTGGTTTGTTTGCATTATTGATGATTTTCCAAATTTTTTATCAATGGGAATATGCACGAAAGTTTTACATCAGTTTTGTGCTGATTTATGTGCCGTTTTTCTTTGTTAATTCCGCTTTGACGGGAAGTTATTCAGAAAATCCAGTGGTTTTTTATGATAATAATGAAAACCTAGGAATTAGAGTGGGAACCATGCCTTTAGAAGACAGTTTTTACTGTTTTTCGATGCTTTACGGAAGCGTTTTATTGTTTGAATATTTTAGAAGAAAATGGAACTATTCATTATCAATGTCTGTAAAATCTTAA
- a CDS encoding sterol desaturase family protein, producing the protein MEALQYFFITLGVFVTMEGITWLTHKYIMHGLGWYFHEDHHQPGYPHVFEKNDFFFVIFAIPSILLFYFGTVNGINYLFFIGLGILLYGMAYFLVHDVLIHRRFKWFDKTNNWYLRGLRKAHKMHHKHLGKEEGECFGMLFVPLKYFREAMNSKIA; encoded by the coding sequence ATGGAAGCATTGCAATATTTTTTCATCACGTTAGGCGTTTTCGTTACCATGGAAGGCATTACTTGGCTCACGCACAAGTATATTATGCATGGTTTAGGTTGGTATTTTCACGAAGATCATCACCAACCAGGTTACCCTCATGTTTTTGAAAAAAATGATTTCTTTTTTGTGATTTTTGCGATTCCCAGTATTCTATTATTCTATTTCGGAACGGTAAATGGAATCAACTATCTTTTTTTCATAGGACTAGGAATTTTACTGTACGGAATGGCTTATTTTTTAGTGCATGATGTTCTCATTCACAGACGTTTTAAATGGTTTGATAAAACCAATAACTGGTATTTACGTGGATTGAGAAAAGCGCACAAAATGCACCATAAACATCTTGGGAAAGAAGAAGGAGAGTGTTTCGGGATGCTTTTCGTGCCTTTGAAATATTTCAGAGAAGCAATGAATTCAAAAATAGCTTAA
- a CDS encoding phytoene/squalene synthase family protein translates to MNNFQIFNHISGLTSKMVTEKYSTSFSRASTLFKPEIRQHIYNIYGFVRFADEIVDTFHDYDKAKLLDEFEKNYRDALDNGISLNPILHSFCTTQREKNIPQHLVDAFLHSMRMDLGDIKDLNDEKYNEYIYGSAEVVGLMCLKVFVDGNEEEYQKLKPFAQSLGAAFQKINFLRDISADYTDLGRTYFPNVNFRNFSQQDKLEIEKDIAKDFEHSLIGIKMLPMSSRLAVFMAYKYYTNLFKKIKKCKPEILMHKRISVSNARKVYLFGEMILFKNLNFVR, encoded by the coding sequence ATGAATAATTTTCAAATTTTTAATCACATTTCTGGATTAACCTCGAAAATGGTTACCGAAAAATACAGTACTTCGTTTTCTAGAGCTTCTACTTTGTTTAAGCCAGAAATTCGTCAGCATATTTATAATATTTATGGTTTCGTGCGTTTTGCAGATGAAATTGTAGATACTTTTCATGATTATGACAAAGCAAAATTGCTAGATGAATTCGAGAAAAACTACAGAGATGCCCTAGATAATGGTATTTCTCTCAATCCTATTCTTCATTCTTTTTGTACTACACAAAGAGAAAAAAATATTCCTCAGCATTTGGTAGATGCGTTTTTGCATTCTATGAGAATGGATTTGGGTGATATCAAGGATTTGAATGACGAAAAATACAATGAATACATCTACGGAAGCGCAGAAGTAGTAGGTTTAATGTGTTTGAAAGTCTTTGTAGATGGCAATGAAGAAGAATATCAAAAACTGAAACCTTTTGCGCAAAGTTTAGGAGCGGCGTTCCAAAAAATCAACTTTTTAAGAGATATTTCTGCAGATTATACAGATTTAGGAAGAACTTATTTCCCGAATGTGAATTTCAGAAATTTTTCTCAACAAGATAAATTAGAAATCGAAAAAGACATTGCTAAAGATTTTGAACATTCTTTAATCGGGATTAAAATGTTGCCAATGTCTTCTAGATTAGCGGTTTTTATGGCGTATAAATACTACACGAATTTATTCAAGAAAATTAAAAAATGTAAGCCAGAAATATTGATGCACAAAAGAATCAGTGTTTCCAATGCGAGAAAAGTTTATCTTTTCGGAGAGATGATTTTGTTTAAAAATCTTAACTTCGTAAGATAA
- a CDS encoding phytoene desaturase family protein, with protein sequence MKTTVIIGSGFSSLASACYMAKAGYKVTVLEKNEQLGGRASMMEIDGYKFDMGPSWYWMPDIFERFFADFGKKVSDYYELEKLSPAYRVVFGENDYIDIEDTPEKIIATFERIEPGSGKHLNKFMDEAQENYRIAMQDLVYNPGLSLLELVSVESAKRLNLFVKNISEQVRKEIKNPKLRSILEFPVLFLGAKPNKTPAFYNFMNHADFGLGTWYPKGGFNAVALGMVKLAKELGVEFHVNEEVIGIDYENNQAKKIRTQNGVYEADVFISGADYSHTEKLLNGNRNYSEDYWQKKTFAPSSFLYYVAFNRKVKNLLHHNLFFDTDFEEHAKEIYDTKELPKQPLFYANFSSKTDDSLCGEGKEVGFFLIPVAVDLEDNVEIHEKYFQLILDRIKKCTGEDLSDAIVFKKSFGVKDFKERYHSCRGNAYGLANTLLQTSVLRPTIKNKKLKNFFYTGQLTVPGPGVPPALISGKVVTDYILKNN encoded by the coding sequence TTGAAAACAACAGTAATTATTGGTTCCGGATTTTCTTCGCTAGCTTCTGCTTGTTATATGGCAAAAGCGGGTTACAAAGTGACGGTTTTAGAAAAAAATGAACAATTAGGAGGAAGAGCTTCCATGATGGAAATTGATGGCTATAAGTTTGATATGGGCCCAAGTTGGTATTGGATGCCAGATATTTTCGAGAGATTTTTTGCAGATTTTGGTAAAAAAGTTTCAGATTATTATGAGCTAGAAAAACTTTCGCCAGCTTATAGAGTGGTTTTTGGCGAAAATGATTACATCGACATCGAAGATACTCCAGAAAAAATCATTGCAACTTTCGAAAGAATTGAACCAGGCAGCGGAAAACATTTGAATAAATTCATGGACGAAGCTCAAGAAAACTATAGAATTGCGATGCAGGATTTGGTGTATAATCCAGGTTTATCATTGCTAGAATTGGTTTCTGTAGAAAGTGCTAAAAGACTAAATTTATTTGTCAAAAATATTTCTGAGCAAGTAAGAAAGGAAATCAAAAATCCTAAATTGAGAAGTATTTTAGAATTTCCAGTACTTTTTTTAGGAGCAAAACCGAATAAAACTCCCGCTTTCTACAACTTTATGAATCATGCAGATTTCGGTCTGGGAACTTGGTATCCTAAAGGCGGTTTCAATGCAGTTGCGCTTGGAATGGTGAAATTAGCCAAAGAATTAGGCGTAGAATTTCATGTGAATGAAGAAGTTATTGGAATAGATTATGAAAATAATCAAGCCAAAAAAATCAGAACTCAAAACGGAGTTTATGAAGCTGATGTTTTCATTTCGGGAGCAGATTACTCTCACACCGAAAAACTCTTGAACGGAAACCGAAACTACTCCGAAGATTATTGGCAAAAGAAAACTTTCGCACCGAGTTCGTTTTTGTATTACGTTGCTTTTAATAGAAAAGTCAAAAATTTATTGCACCACAATTTGTTTTTCGATACTGATTTTGAAGAACATGCGAAGGAAATTTATGACACCAAAGAATTACCAAAACAGCCATTGTTTTATGCTAATTTTTCGAGCAAAACTGATGATTCCCTTTGTGGAGAAGGTAAGGAAGTTGGGTTTTTCCTCATTCCAGTTGCGGTAGATTTAGAAGACAACGTAGAGATTCACGAAAAATATTTCCAGTTGATTCTCGATAGAATTAAAAAATGCACAGGAGAAGATTTAAGTGATGCCATCGTTTTCAAAAAATCATTCGGTGTAAAAGATTTCAAAGAGCGTTATCATTCTTGTAGAGGAAACGCTTATGGTTTGGCAAATACTTTATTACAAACATCGGTTTTAAGACCAACGATTAAGAATAAAAAATTGAAAAATTTCTTTTATACAGGGCAATTAACTGTTCCAGGACCTGGAGTTCCACCTGCATTGATTTCTGGAAAAGTAGTGACAGATTATATTCTAAAGAATAATTAA
- the ribA gene encoding GTP cyclohydrolase II produces MIKIQAESKLPTDFGNFKIVAFSESQEDWMPHIALISDNTDFNGVVNVRIHSECITGEIFHSQKCECGQQLDASMKYIDENGGIILYLRQEGRNIGIINKIKAYQLQELGLDTVEANLQLGLPADDRDFNVAIEILNILGVKKINLLTNNPEKLSFVENSNIQLVKRIPLNIKANHINKSYLETKKSYFGHQLEEALSSI; encoded by the coding sequence ATGATCAAGATACAAGCAGAATCAAAATTGCCTACAGATTTTGGGAATTTCAAAATTGTAGCCTTTTCAGAATCACAAGAAGATTGGATGCCACACATTGCATTAATCTCTGATAATACAGATTTTAACGGAGTGGTAAACGTAAGAATTCATTCAGAATGTATTACGGGAGAGATTTTTCATTCTCAAAAATGCGAGTGTGGTCAACAATTAGACGCATCTATGAAATATATAGATGAAAATGGAGGGATTATTTTATATCTTCGTCAGGAAGGTAGAAATATTGGGATTATCAATAAAATAAAGGCTTATCAGTTGCAAGAATTGGGTCTTGATACGGTAGAAGCTAATCTTCAGTTGGGTTTACCAGCAGATGACAGAGATTTTAATGTGGCAATAGAAATTCTTAATATTTTAGGCGTTAAAAAAATCAACCTTTTAACGAATAATCCCGAAAAATTAAGTTTTGTGGAAAACAGTAATATTCAATTGGTGAAGAGAATTCCACTGAATATTAAGGCTAATCATATCAATAAATCATATTTAGAAACCAAAAAAAGTTATTTTGGACATCAATTAGAAGAAGCATTATCATCAATATAA